CGGCGCCCCGAGACGTCGCACCTGGTCAGGCGCGCCGGCGCAGCGCGACGACCGCCCCCGCGAGGGACGCCACGCACCACACGACCAGCACCACGAGCGACCGCCCCGGCAGCTGGAACGTGTCGCTCACCAGCCCGGCCCGCACCAGCTCGGCCATCGGCTGGATCGGCAGCCACTCGTGCACCCCCTGCAGCCAGCCGGGCATCCGCTCCGCCGGGTACGACACGGGGGAGAACAGCAGCACGATGAACACCAGCGCCTGCGTCACGAGCGCCGCGACGGCGGGTGGCAGCAGCGACGCCATCGCGTACCCGACGGCGGCGGCGGTCAGCGACACCAGCAGCGAGCCGGGCACCAGCCACGGCGCGAGGCTCAGGTCGACGTCGAACCGCAGCACGCCCGCCACGACGCCGAGCACCATGCCGGGCAGCGCGAGCAGCGTCCACACCAGCAGGTCGCTCAGCAGGAACGCCGACCGCGGGACGGGCAGCGTCCGCATCCAGTCGAGGCTGCCCTCGGTGCGGGACTGGCTCAGCATCTGCGGGGTGATGACCAGGCCGATCGTGATGAGGGTGACGGTCGGCGCGCCGGTCGCCAGGTAGAGCGCGGTGACCGGGTCGGGGTCGCCCACGAGCAGGCCGTAGCCGATCACGGTCGCCACGGCCATGAACACCTGGACGACGACCATCAGCGGCAGGTACGCGGACTGACGCCGGAACTGCCACTGCGCGAGCATGAGGGTCTGGCCGACGGCGGTCACGCGGCCTCACCCGCCGTCGCCAGCGCCTCGGAGCGCTCGTGGCCCACGAGGTCGACGTAGACGTCCTCGAGCGAGGCGGGCGTGAGCGCGTACCGCTCGAGCCGGCCCGCGGCGACCTCGGCCTGCGCCCAGCGCACGACCTCCGCCGCGTCGTCGGCGCGCACCGTGCCGGTCTCCCGGCCGCGGGTGC
This is a stretch of genomic DNA from Cellulomonas sp. ES6. It encodes these proteins:
- a CDS encoding ABC transporter permease, with product MTAVGQTLMLAQWQFRRQSAYLPLMVVVQVFMAVATVIGYGLLVGDPDPVTALYLATGAPTVTLITIGLVITPQMLSQSRTEGSLDWMRTLPVPRSAFLLSDLLVWTLLALPGMVLGVVAGVLRFDVDLSLAPWLVPGSLLVSLTAAAVGYAMASLLPPAVAALVTQALVFIVLLFSPVSYPAERMPGWLQGVHEWLPIQPMAELVRAGLVSDTFQLPGRSLVVLVVWCVASLAGAVVALRRRA